The proteins below are encoded in one region of Nitrospira sp.:
- a CDS encoding AraC family transcriptional regulator, with protein sequence MSIDWNAKICSNQGPTEQSRELMDVLSDVLRVIRLTSAVFFTARLSSPWSIASPPSDDLVRYLRLRAESIALFHVLVEGEGWISIEGHAPLRMEAHDVVIFPHGDPHVMCSHLGAKPHPIGSLLPTQHSEEILRLDHGGGGATTRFVCGYLHCDQRFNPLIGALPPMLYVCGRDRAGRGETTERADVAWVDATGWLATTLGHTIEEADGLRPGSPAMLVRLTELMYVEVLRRHMEQLPSGHRGWLAGVKDPEVGRALKLLHARPEHQWTVENLAREVGVSRSGLAQRFAELTGEAPMRYLTGWRIQLAKHLILQADLSIAEVADRVGYESEAAFNRAFKRHVGIPPVAWRKKSS encoded by the coding sequence GTGAGTATTGATTGGAACGCCAAAATCTGTTCGAATCAGGGCCCCACGGAACAGTCGCGAGAACTCATGGATGTCCTGTCCGATGTCTTGCGTGTGATTCGGCTGACCAGCGCCGTCTTTTTCACGGCCAGGCTTTCTTCACCCTGGTCGATCGCCTCTCCGCCCTCAGACGACCTCGTGCGGTACTTACGGCTGCGTGCCGAGAGCATTGCGCTGTTCCACGTGTTGGTCGAGGGAGAGGGCTGGATCTCCATCGAGGGACACGCCCCGCTCAGGATGGAAGCGCACGACGTCGTCATCTTTCCGCATGGCGATCCGCACGTCATGTGCAGTCACCTCGGCGCAAAGCCTCATCCGATCGGTAGCCTGTTGCCAACCCAGCACTCAGAAGAGATCCTGCGGCTCGATCACGGCGGAGGCGGAGCCACCACGCGGTTCGTCTGCGGATATCTTCACTGCGACCAGCGCTTCAATCCGCTGATCGGCGCATTACCGCCGATGCTGTACGTGTGCGGGCGGGATCGCGCCGGGCGAGGAGAGACGACCGAACGCGCCGACGTCGCCTGGGTCGACGCAACCGGCTGGCTCGCCACTACGCTGGGGCATACGATCGAGGAGGCCGACGGGTTGCGCCCCGGCAGTCCCGCGATGTTGGTGCGATTGACGGAGTTAATGTACGTGGAGGTCCTGCGGCGTCACATGGAGCAACTGCCGTCCGGCCATAGAGGTTGGCTAGCCGGCGTGAAGGATCCGGAGGTGGGACGGGCGTTGAAACTGCTCCACGCCCGACCTGAGCATCAATGGACCGTGGAGAACTTGGCGCGCGAGGTCGGCGTGTCGCGTTCCGGATTGGCGCAACGGTTTGCCGAGTTGACTGGGGAGGCGCCCATGCGATACTTGACCGGCTGGCGTATCCAACTGGCTAAACATCTCATCCTGCAAGCGGACCTTTCGATCGCAGAGGTGGCGGATCGTGTGGGGTACGAATCGGAGGCGGCCTTCAATCGCGCGTTCAAACGTCACGTTGGAATCCCGCCGGTCGCATGGCGCAAGAAAAGCTCCTGA
- the creA gene encoding hypothetical protein has translation MLDLNKRENTLMKATIFVNAVLCTITIASAAYAEEIGHVDTEFKMFGPDHKIVVEAFDDPKIEGITCHLSRTKKGGFKGMIGVAEETSDASISCRQVGPIRVVEELEDGERVFKESRSLIFKKLQVVRFFDKKRQTYIYLAYSDRVIEGSPQNAISTVPVQAWSSP, from the coding sequence ATGCTGGACTTAAACAAACGGGAGAATACGTTGATGAAGGCAACTATATTCGTGAACGCGGTGCTGTGCACGATAACGATTGCCTCGGCGGCGTATGCCGAGGAAATCGGGCATGTGGATACGGAATTCAAAATGTTTGGGCCGGATCACAAGATTGTAGTTGAAGCGTTTGACGATCCCAAGATCGAAGGCATCACGTGTCATCTGAGTCGAACAAAAAAAGGTGGTTTCAAAGGTATGATCGGGGTGGCAGAGGAAACCTCCGATGCTTCAATCTCTTGTCGCCAGGTCGGTCCCATTCGGGTTGTCGAGGAGTTGGAAGACGGGGAAAGGGTGTTCAAGGAGAGTCGATCCCTGATATTCAAGAAACTCCAGGTGGTCAGATTTTTCGACAAGAAGCGTCAGACGTACATTTATCTCGCCTATAGCGATAGAGTGATCGAAGGCTCGCCGCAAAATGCCATCTCGACCGTGCCGGTTCAGGCCTGGTCAAGCCCATAA